Part of the Candidatus Ozemobacteraceae bacterium genome is shown below.
GGGATGGTGTAGATGTCCGGGGCCCAGCTGACGCAGGCGTCGATCGTTTTGTCCGAGACGAAGGCCGCCGCGGCTTCGAACGCCGTCGAGGTGTAGCGGGTCTTGATGCGCTGGGGGCTCAGCCCGGCGTTGATGAGCAGGTTATGAATCAGATACTGGGAGGGGCTGTTCTGCGCGAAAACGACGGTTTTGCCGTTGAGATCCTTGACGGAACGGATGTTGCCGCGCACGACGATGCCGTCGCCGCCGTTCGACCAGTCGATCTGCTGGTAAATACGGGGCGCGGTGCGGCTGTCCTTCATCAGTTCGCCCGCGAATAGGCACATCATATCGAGGGTGCCCCACAGGACGTGGCTTTTGCCGGCCGCATAGGCGTCGCGCGCCACGACCGGGTCATCGATCAGCTTGAGGTTGACCTTGAAGCCGTATTTCTTGAAGAATATGCTCTCTTCGCTCGGGGCGAACCCGTGGTTGGCGGCGACGATCGGGAGCCAGCCGATCCAGACGTTGATCGGGAACTCGACGATCTTCTTCTGCTCATCCCATTCGTAGCTGGAGACTCCCTTGACCGGCGGGAGCTTTTCCTGCGGAATGTATTTGTACTCCTGGACCGTCGTGATGCCCTTCGCATCGGGAGCTTCGATCACCTGGCCCGACGGGGCCGCCGCACTTTGGCCGGACGGCGTGCCGGCGGCGTCAGGAGCGCCCTGCGCCTGTCCGCTTCCGTGGCCGGTCGGAGTGGTCGTCGACGCGGGAAAGATCATCTGCTTGAGCGACGGCGAGAAGGAAACGGCTGCAGCAAAAATACAGCCGAGTATAAAAACGAACATCACGAACTTCCCCAGCGGGGTCGGGCCGAGTTCCTCGTTCACGGGTTTCCTCCTGTGGTCAGGTCTGTGAGCCGACACGGCCGTCACGTCCATCGCGTGGGCGGCCGGTTCCGACTCCCTGTTCCCCGACATGATAGCCGTAACCCGCGCACAAGGCAACGACGAGTTCCGGTGACCCCGTGAATTGTAATTTTCCGGGGAGTGTTGTAACCTCACATGTAGAGCGGATACTGTCGCCCGCTTTCAGCATACGAGGCAGTATCCGGAAAACCAGAAATGAATGTCGGTATTATGATGCAATCTGACGGGGCCAGGACCATAGGGGATATTTTCGACCTCGCCATCGAGATCGAGATGAAAGCGGGGAGGCTGTACGAGGCGCTGGCCGGCATGTTCGCTCACGAGCCCGCCGTCGCCGCCTTCTGGAACGCGATGAAAGATGACGAGGTCGGCCACGCAGAAATTCTGCGAAAGGCCCTTGCCGAGCTTCCTTCCGGCAGGATCTCATCCGCCGCCGACCGGGGAATGTGGGTGAAGCTCATCGACGTGAAATACCGGATCGATCGCTGCTCGCCGGACGATTTCAAAACGCTCGAAGACGCCTATGAAATCGCTCACGAACTCGAATATTCAGAGGTGAACGGGATTTTTAATCTGCTCGCTTCCGGTCTCACCTCTCCCGATGTGAAAGTGGAGCTGATCGATTCGAATATCGCCCGGCATCAGAACAAGCTGCTCGAGTTCTCCCACACCTTCGGCGGAAGGGCCTGGCGGCAGACCGTCCTCTCGAAACCTCGCTGACCGCCCCCGCGCCCATCGCTGCGCCTGGTCTTGCGGTGAAGCGATTAAAACCGGCCGAGAAGCAGGTCTGTCTGGACGAAGAGGCCTTCGAGCCTGACGCCTTCGACGCCGCAAAACGTGTACCCGGCGCCGATCTCGAGCACGATATGACGCGTCATCGGAATCACGCCGACGAGCATCGGCTCGGCGAAGGCGAAACTGCCCTCGTTGACGACGCGCGAGCTGATCCGGGATTTCAGTTCGAAGGTGCCGCCACCGAGGCCCACCCGCCATTTCAGCCGGGTATCCTTCATGAAATGGTCTTCGACCGTGAAGCCGCCCATGCGCAGGTTGAGGGTGAGACCGGTTCCGGTCAGCGTGCCTGCCTGGGCCATGAGACCCAGTTTCGGATCGTCAAGCCGGCCGCCGAACCCGCGGGCGCCCCACACCACCATCTCGCCTCCGAAGCCTTCGGGACCGGACGTTCGCTTGAACTTGAACGTCGGGCCGAAGGCGCCGACCGGCATCGTATTTCCGGGCTGGTCGACGAGCAGGATCGGATCTCTCGCCGCCTGTGCCCGGGCGGCTCCGAGGCACAGCAGGAGCAGGACGAGACATGTCAGCCGCCGGAACTGCGTTTTCGGGATCATCGTTTTCCTTATCGGCAGGAGGGGCTACATCAACAAGGATCCGATGTCCTTTATCGTGATCAGCAGGAACAGCAGGGCCAGCCCGATGGTCCCCCACTGGTACACCGGCATCAGGACCTGCTCCCGGAGGGGGCGGCCGACGGCGGCGTGCCAGGCCGCGAGAAGCAGTTTCAGACCGTCGAGAGGGGGGAGCGGCAACAGGTTGAACACCGCCAGGTTGACGCTGAGAATCGCGAGAAGGGTCAGGAAGCCGAACCAGCCGTTCTGTGCCGCCTGGGAAACCTGGTCGAGGATCGCGACCGGGCCGCTGACCTGGCCGGCGCTCCGCATCGACAGGAGGCGGGAAAAGGCGATTCCGACGCCGACCGTCTCCTGGACGGTGCGTGCGATGCCTGACGCGAAGGCGGCGCCGAGACTTCTTGGTCTCTCGGCAGCGAACCTGGGCCTGACGCCGATCACGAATCGTTCCCCCTCGCGGCGGGGGGCGCATTGCAGCAGAACCGTTTCCCCACCGCGCCTGACCGCGAACGGCATCGGCTTGTCGCCGTTCTCCTGAATGATCGACAGGAGTCCCTGCCAGTCGGACACGGGGCGTCCGGCGGCGCTGACGATGGAATCCCCGTTGCGCAGTCCCGCGGCCGCGCCGGCGCTTCCCTTGACGACGGAGTCGACGACGGGAACCGGGACGGGATCGCCCCAGAGATGGAAGACGATCGCGAACAAAAGGACGGCAAGCGCCAGATTCGCAGCCGGACCCGCGGAGGCGACGAACGCCTGCACGCGCGGAGGGTCATCGGGCAGAAGGGGTTCGCCCGCGGCTTCCCGGCGGTCCAGATCGGCGGGATCGACAGGCAAAACATAGCCGCCGAGCGGAATCCAGCCGAGCCTGTATTCCGTTGCACCGCGCTTCCACCGGGCGAGGGGAGCCCCGAACCCGACGGAAAAGGCGAAGACCGGCCTGCCGCACCGGCGAAGGGCAAGAAAGTGCCCCCATTCGTGCAGAAGCACGAGAACGCCGAATCCGAAAATCGCGCCGGCCCACGCCGACAACGTGCTCATCAGGCTTGTCATAGATCGTTCCTTGCTCTGGCTTGAACTGCGACAATGTCTCTTGTCGGCTGAAACATCGGTTCCCGTAACGGGTCATTTGCCTTTCTTGAGCGTGGCATACAACTTGTCGGACCTGTCGAACGTGTCGCGGAAATTGATGTCGACATTGCATATCATATCGTATATCAGAAGCGCGCCGTCGGTGTCTCCCGCGCTTTCGAGGGCGACGCCGATCTTGTACAGCTGCTCCTTGAGGGGATCGGACATCATCTCCCGGTCGAGTTCGAGGGTTTCGATGATCTCGCGGGCGAGAGAGGTCTTTTTGAGGTGAACGTAGGCGTCGGCGAGCAGCAGGCCGATGTCCTGCGACCGCCGGGATGCGAAGGCGGGGGCGAGAATCGTGACGACGTCCTCCCACTTCTTCTGGGAGGCTTTCTGACGCGCTTCATCCAGCTCCTTCACGAAGCCGTCGCCGGCCGCCTGCTTCGGAACGGGTGTGGGGGACGGCGTCAGGGTTTCGGGGGGGGCCATGCCGAGATCGTCCTGGAGGTCGGCGC
Proteins encoded:
- a CDS encoding ferritin family protein: MNVGIMMQSDGARTIGDIFDLAIEIEMKAGRLYEALAGMFAHEPAVAAFWNAMKDDEVGHAEILRKALAELPSGRISSAADRGMWVKLIDVKYRIDRCSPDDFKTLEDAYEIAHELEYSEVNGIFNLLASGLTSPDVKVELIDSNIARHQNKLLEFSHTFGGRAWRQTVLSKPR
- a CDS encoding M50 family metallopeptidase, with translation MTSLMSTLSAWAGAIFGFGVLVLLHEWGHFLALRRCGRPVFAFSVGFGAPLARWKRGATEYRLGWIPLGGYVLPVDPADLDRREAAGEPLLPDDPPRVQAFVASAGPAANLALAVLLFAIVFHLWGDPVPVPVVDSVVKGSAGAAAGLRNGDSIVSAAGRPVSDWQGLLSIIQENGDKPMPFAVRRGGETVLLQCAPRREGERFVIGVRPRFAAERPRSLGAAFASGIARTVQETVGVGIAFSRLLSMRSAGQVSGPVAILDQVSQAAQNGWFGFLTLLAILSVNLAVFNLLPLPPLDGLKLLLAAWHAAVGRPLREQVLMPVYQWGTIGLALLFLLITIKDIGSLLM